TTGAAGTTATCGAGATCGATGAAGAGCAGGGCGCAACGCGCGCCCTTCGCCAGCATCGCCTCCACTCCTGCCAGGAAAGCGCGACGATTTGGCAGGCCGGTCAGTTCATCGGTGCTGGCAAGCTGCTCAACCCGCGCCTCGTTCAGCTTCTGCTGGGTGATGTCGCGCACGACCGCGACGATCTCGCGCGGTTCGCCGGTCACGGGGTCGCGCACCAGCCGCAGGCTCGACTCGACCCAGGCGGTCCGGCCATCGGAGCGGATGATGCGGTTCACGCCCCGGCGGTCGCCGTGCCCTTCGGCCACCGCGCGCATCCGCTCCCGCACCGGTTCCAGGTCGTCGGGGTGCACATAGACGAAGGTGGAGACGCCCATGATCTCCTCGGGCTCATAGCCGAGGATGGTGCGGCAGGCGGGGGAGACGTAGGTGCGCGTCCCGTCGAGTGCGAGGAGCACGATCATGTCGCTGGCATTCTCGGCCAGCAGGCGGAACAGGCGGTCGCTGTCGCGCCCGGCCTGGGCCTCCTTGGCCCATCCATTCCGTACCAAGGTGGCTAGCCGCCCGAGCATTACGTCCGACCCTTCGATACCGCCACGCGCCGCCCTTATTTATAAATAAGAACGCGACGATGTATCATTCCCAGGCGATGCGCGGCGAGTAGGTTTCACCGGTTTCGCCTCAGGCGCAAACTCCGAACCCCCAGCATGGCACCGCCGATGACGGCGAAGGAAAGGGCAGTGGAGGCCGTGCCCAGCGCGTAGAGCACCGGGTTGGTAACGGTGGTGGTCATCCCCAGGATCTCCAGCGGCAGGGTGTTGCCCGAACCCGCGGTCAGCAAGGTGCGGGCGAATTCGTCGAAGGAGAGGGTGAAGCCGAACAGGGCGATCCCCACCACGCCGGGCGCGATGATGGGCAGGACAACGTAAAGAAACCCTTGCCACGGCGTCGCGCCGAGGTCGCGCGCCGCTTCTTCCCAGGAGCGATCGAAGCGGTTGAAGACGGCGAGGACGATCAGGAGGCCAAAGGGCAGCGTCCAGGTCAGCTGCGCGCCGAAGGCCGAGGAATACCAGGACGGCTCCCATTCCATCAGCGTGAAGAGAAGCCCCACGCCCAGGCTGACCAGGATGGAGGGCACGATCAGGCTGGCCAGCGTCAGGTAGAAGAGCGCGCCGCCGCCGGGGAAGCGGTGGCGGAAGGCCATGCCGGCAGCCAGCGAGATCAGCACGGTGGAGATCGTGACCATCGCCGCCAGCCCGAGGGATCGCTTCAACGACGCGCCGATATCGCCGACCGCCTGCGTGGCGAAAAGCCGCCCGAACCAGTGCAGGGAGACGCCGTTCATCGGGAAGGTCAGCCCGCCATCCGGTCCCTGGAAGGAGAGGATGGTGATGGTGAGCGTCGGCCCGTAAAGGAAGGCGAGGAAGGCGGCGAAGAGCAGCGTCAGCAGGATGCGCCCGAGGCGTCCAGGCACGGATCACAACTCCTTGCGGATGTCGATGGCGCGCAGGATCGCGGCCATCAGCAGCAGCACCATCACCAGCAGGCCCACCGCATTGGCGGCGGCCGCGGGATATTGCATCAGCCCGATCTGGTTGCTGATCATCAGCCCGACCGAGGCGCTCTGCCCGCCGCTCATCAGGCGCACGGTGGCGAAGTCGCCCATCACCAGCACGATGACGAAGATGCTGCCGATGCCGATGCCGGGTTTGCAGAGCGGCAGGATCACCACCCAGAGCGTCTGCCAGAAGCCGGCGCCGGCGTCGCGCGCCGCCTCCAGCAGCCGCCGGTCGATCCGCATCATGGTGTTGAAGATCGGCACCACCATGAAGAGCGTGTAGAGATGCACGAAGGCCAGCACGACGGCGAAGTCTGAGAAGAGCAGGAATTCCAGCGGCTGGTCGATCGCGCCCATGCTGATCAGCGCCTGGTTCATCAGCCCGTTGCGGCCGAGGAAGGGGACCCAGGCGATCATGCGGATCAGATTGCTGGTCCAGAAAGGCACGGTGCAGAGCATGAAGAGCACCATGCGTGTCATCTCGCCCTGGACGACGAAGGCCAGGTAGTAGGCCAGCCAGAAGCCGATGGCGAAGGTGATGGTCCAGACTGTTCCAGCATACCACAGCGTCTTGCCATAGGTCCGCCAGGTGACGGCGGAGCCGAAGGCTTCCTCGTAGTTGGTCAGGACGAAATCCGGGATCAGGGCGAAGGCGCTGTAGTCGTAGAAGCTGACGACGACGATCATCGCCATCGGCAGGACCAGGAAGATGGCCAGCACCAGCGCCAGGGGCGCCGCCTGCAGCCAGGAGAAAAGCGCAGAGCGGCGCATCCGTTGGTCCTCAGGCGGCGATGAACTCGTTCCACTTCGTGACGAGGTAGCGGTCCTCCGTCATGACGGAATTCCAGCAGACCACCTTGCCCATCCGCTCCTCGAAGCCGCCGCCGTCGCGCACCGCACCGGCCCTTTCCATCACCTTGCCGTCGGGGGAGAGGATGTCGCCGGTGGCCGGCCTGCCTTCCATCCAATAGCCCCACTCATTCTCGGACATATTCGCCTTCGCCGTCTCCAACACCGCCGAGTAGTAGCCCTGGCGGTTGAGGAAGGCGCCGCACCAGCCGGAGAGATACCAGTTCATGTATTCATAGGCGGCATCGAGCTGCAGCCCGGTCAGGTGCCGCATCAGCCCGAGGCCGGAGCCCCAGGCGCGGTAGCCCTCGGCCAGCGGCTGGTAGACGCAGGGCACGCCGCGCGAGCGCACCGCCGCCACGGCCGGCGACCACATGGATTGGATGATCACCTCGCCCGAGGCCATCAGGTTCACGCTCTCGTCGAAGCTTTTCCAGAAGGCGCGGAACTGCCCGGCGCGCTTCTGCTCGATCAGGAAGGCGATGGTCTTGTCGATCTCGGCGCGGGTCATGTTGCCCTTGTCGCCGTATTGGATGATGCCGGCGCTCTCGGCCACCATGGCCGCATCCATGATGCCGATGCCCGGGATGTTCAGGATGCTGGCCTTCCCCTTGAAGGCCGGGTCGATCAGGTCCTTCCAATGGGTGATCGGGCGCCCCACCAGATCCGGGCGGATGCCCAGCGTGTCAGCGTTGTAGACCGTGGGCATCAGCGTCATCAGTTCGGTGCGCCTGCCGGCGAAGCCCTTGGCGTCCCTGCTCTCGACGAAGCCGACGGAGAAGGGCGAGGTGCCCTGGCCCATCTCGCTGTCCGCCGTCAGCCTGCCGGTGGTGAAGACCGGCACGATCTTGTCCATCAGCTTGATGCGCGTGGTGTCGATCGGCTGCATCGCGCCGGTCGGATAGACCTTCTTAATGCTGAAATACTCGATATCCGCGATATCGAAGCTGCGCGCCTGCGTGGCCGCGCGCTGCGCCACGGCATCGGTATCCGTCACCGTCAACTGCAGCGTGAAGCCCAGATCCTTCTTCACCTGCTCGGCGATCGGGTTGAGGCCGGAGACGCCGGTGCCGATCTGGCGCAGCGTCACATCCTTGATGTTCTGTGCCCAGATGGTGGGGAAGCCGGTGACGGCACCGCTGCCCAAGGCGGCGCCACCCAGCGCCAGCACGCCGCGACGGGTGAGGGTCGTCTTGCTCATATCCTCAGTCCTTCTGTTGTCGTCAGGCAGCATCGAAAGTCAGTTGGCCTGGGGCAGGGGGTGCGCGTCGGCGGCGTCCCATCCCAGGGTCGCGGCCACGCCGGGGCTGACCGGTGCGGCGTGGAACACGGCGTCGGGCAGCATGGCCTCGGCGGTCTGGCCATCCTGAGCGGCCAGCACCACGCGCACGGCGGCGCCCTGGTATTCGATAGCGGCGACATGCCCGGCCAGCCGGCCGCCGCCGAGGCGGCAGCGGTCGGTGCGGATGGCGAAGTGCCCTTCCGGCAGATTCAGCACGTTGTGGCCGCCGATGAAGCGGGCGACGAAGGCACTGGCCGGCTTCTCGAAGACTTCCCGCGGCGGGGCCGCCTGGGCGATGCGGCCGCCTTCCATCACCACGGCAATGTCGGACAGGGCCATGGCCTCATCCTGCCCGTGGGTCACATGGATGAAGGTAATGCCCAACTCCCGCTGCAGCCGCTTCAGCTCCTCCCGCATCTGCGTCCGCAGGAAGGGGTCGAGCGCGGAGAGCGGCTCGTCGAGCAGCAGCACGCGGGGGTGGGTGATCAGCGCCCGCGCGAGGGCCACCCGCTGCTGCTGCCCGCCGGAGAGCTGGCTGGGCAGGCGCGCGGCCATGGATGAAAGCTGCACGAGGTCCAGGAATTCCTGCGCCTGCCTCAGCCGCTCGGCCTTGCCCATGCCGCGCATCCGCAGGCCGAAGGCCACATTCTCCAGCGCCGTGAGGTGCGGGAAGAGCGCGTAGCTCTGGAACATCATGGCCGTCCCGCGAGCGGCGGGCGGCAGGTCCGTCACGTTGCGGCCGCCCAACAGGACATCGCCTTCCGTGACCGCCTCATGGCCCGCGATCATCCGCAGGGTGGTGGTCTTGCCGCAGCCGGAGGGGCCGAGCAGGCAGCAGTAGCTGCCGCTGGGGATGGCCAGGGAAATGGCATCCACCGCCACCGCGCCCCTGGCATAGCGCTTGGTGACGCTGATCAGTTCGACATCCGCTCGCAAGGCCAGCCCCGTCGTTCTGTTTCGGGAACGGCTATGCAAGCCCTGCACCAGCTCGGGTTCGTCGGTTTTGTTCAGCTTAAGCCGGTTGCGTGCCTTCCGGTTGTGCAGTCATGCTGAAACCCCGCCTTTCTGCATGGCAGGGTTGAGCGAGTCGTATTTTTGCGAAGTTCTGACCAATTTTGGTGATGCGCTCGCTCCCGAACGCGTTATTGGGCTTTCAGAACGGGAGGGCCGAGAGATGTATGACAACACGACGATCGCATCTTATGGCCTTAAAGATCGGGTGGGGGCGGAGCTGGTCAGTGAGCTGGACCGGCTGGTCGATCTGGCATGGGAGCCAGGCTGGGCGCCAATGGCGCTGGGGGAGCTGATCCGGCTCTGCGCCGGTTTGCGGCGCGAGGCGCAGGACTGGGTGGAGGTGCGGGACCTGCTCCGCAGCCATCCGATGCACCGGCTGATGCGGGAGGACCCGCTGGTCCATCATGCGGACAAGCCGGCGGCCGCCTGGCTGGACCTGCTGCTGGGCCATGAAGCGGTGGAGCCACTGCTGGAGGGAACCTCCCGCGCCGGGCTCGACCTCTTTGCCGTGACCCGGGCGCTGCCCTGGATGCAGGCCCTCCGCAACCGCACCGCCCTTCTGACGCGTATGGCTGATGCCGTGGCCACCGAGATCCGTGGCGCTGAAATCCTGACCCTGGGCGCCGGCCACCTGCGCGAGGCCGCCGCCGTCACCAACCTGCACCGCATCGCCCGCTGGACGGTGCTGGAGAATCATACCGCCAGCCGGAGGGTGCTCTACCGCGACCAGCCGCGGGAACTGGCGCTCCGGACGCTCCGCTGCTCGCTTCGCGGCTTCGCGCGGCGCCCCTATCGCGAGGGCTGCTTCGACCTGATCTGCCTGCCGGACCTGCCGCTCGACTGGGAACCCGCCGCCGTGCAGAACCTGGTCTGGTCCGCCTTCCAGGTCCTGAAGCCGGGCGGGCGGCTGCTGCTCTGCGCGCCGGGGCGCCCGGCGCCGGAAGCCGCCTGGATGGAGATCTATCTGAACCGGAAGCCGGAATGTATCACGGCGCGGAGGATGGAGGGGCTGCTGGCGGAGATCGAGCCGGGGCGCTGCGCCTCGCGGCAGGTCTTTCCCAGCATCGACGGGCAGATGATGCACGCCATTCTGCGCCGGGCCTGAACGGCGGCCCGGCACAGTAGGGCGGCGGGGACTTAGCGGCTCTCGCGCGCCGCCAGGGCGGCGATCTGCTGGCGCATGGCAGTCAGCAGTGCCGAGACTTGACCGCCGTTGCGGCTGATCACGGCCGAATATTCGCTCCGCTGCGTCAGGCGCAGGGATGTGCCCTCGGCGATCACATCCACCACGCGCGGCTGCCCGCCGATCTCGCCCACCCGCCAATCCAGGCTGAAAGGCGCGCTGCCCGGGCGCTCGATGATGGTGTTCACCAGCACGTCGTCCTCGGTGCGCTGCTGGCTGCGGCCCAGGGTGAAGCGCACGCCCTCATATTCACCGAAGCGGGCGGAGAGGTTGCGGATCAGCGTCTCCTCGAACAGCGTCATGTACTGCTGCTGCTCGGCCGGGCTGGCGGTGCGCCACCAGCGGCCCAGGATGAAGCGGCCCACGCCCTGCACATCCACGTCACGGCGCAGGACGGCGGCGACCTGCTGCCGCCGGACGGCGACGGGCTGCGGCGAATTGATGGCGGCCACCAAGTCCCGGCCAGCCGTCTGGATGAACTGGGCGGCGCGGTTGATGTCCATCTCGGCATGGGCCGGCCGGATGGCCAGCTGCCCGAAGGCACTCAAGGCGAAGGGTGTGGCCAGCATGCTGGCCAGCAGGGAGCGGCGGTTCATCACTACAGATATCTCGTTCTCGGTCGGCCTGTTTTGAGGGCTTTAACGCGGCTGCGGGAGAGTGGTTCCGGTGTCTGGCTCAGCTTGAGGTGCAAAGCTGCCCTGCTGTGGCTGCGCCAGCGGGCCGGCGGTGGCGGGCAGTTCGCCGGCGTTGCGGATCTGCTGGTTGCGGTTCTGGCGATAGGCGCTGCGGAGCGTCGCGTAGGGGTCCAGGCTGGTGCTGTTGACGTTGTCGATGGTCTCCAGCAGCCCTTCCCGCGTGTCGAGCACGGTCAGGCCCAGGCGGGTCCAGCGGACGCTGTCAAGGGTGTCGCTGTCGACGCCGGCCCACCTGATCGGATCCGCGGCCACATCCGCGCCGAAGCCCACGAGGTCGCGCGGATTGCTCGGCCCCAGCAGGGGAACGAAGAGGAAGGGACCTTCGCCCACGCCCCAGGCGGCGAGCGTCTGGCCGAAATCCTCCCTGTGGCCGGGCATGCCGGCGGAGGCGGCCACGTCGAAGATGCCACCGATACCGAAGGTGGTGTTGATCATGAAGCGGCCCACCGTGACCAGCAGCCGGTCCGGCTCGCCCTGCAGCAGGTCATTGGCGGCAATGACAGGGCTGCGGAGATTGGCCAGCACGTTGCGGACGCCCGTCCGGACGGGCTGTGGCAGCACGGCCCGGTAGACCTTGGCCGCCGGCCGCAGCACCACGGTGTCGATGCCCGTGTTCACCGCGTAGAGGCCGCGGTTCAGCGGCTCCAGCGGATCATTCGTCTGCTCATATTCCGCCAGCGCTTCCGGATCGCTGGCCGGCGGGCGGGTGGCGCAGGCGGAGAGGGCCAGCAAGCCAAGCAGCAGCAGGGAGGGGCGGCGGAGTGGGGGCATCGGTTTGGCGGGTCCTGTAGTATCGCATCGGGGGCGCGAGCTTAACGGGCGAGAGACAGAAAAGTCTCACTACGCAGGGGGGCTATCTGGGCCCGCGTTGTGCCGCACATCTAGCGGAGAGCGGGTAAAATGCCTAGTTCGCGGTGGTAACCTTCATGATACTGCCAAAGGGCCCGTTCTACTTGGCCCGGCCCTCGGCTAGGATGCCCTGTCATGAACGATCTCGCCGACGCCCCCTCCGGGCAGGATACCACCCAGAGCGCCGGGAACCGGGCGTCCACCGACACGCTGCGGCGCTGGCTGACCGGCCCGCGCATCGCCGGCCTGCCGCAAAGCGTCAACCAGCCTCCCCCGGCGCTCTCCTTCGAATTCTTCCCGCCGCGCACCGAGGCTCTGGAGCAGCAGCTCTGGGCCTGCGTGCGGCGGCTGGAGCCTCTGGCACCCCGCTTCGTCTCCGTTACTTATGGCGCGGGCGGCACGACGCAAGAGCGCACCCACGCCACGGTCGCCCGGCTGGCGCGGGAAACCTCGCTGACCCCCGCCGCCCACCTGACCTGCGTGGGCGCCAGCGCGGGGGAGGTGGATGACGTCGCCCGCCGCTACTGGGATGCCGGGGTGCGCCACATCGTCGCCCTGCGCGGCGATGCCCCTTCCGGGGAGGAAGGCTATGTCCCGCATCCCCAGGGCTATGCCTATGCGGCTGATCTGGTGGCCGGGCTGAAGCGCATCGGTGACTTCGAGATCTCGGTCGCCGCCTATCCGGAGACGCATCCGACCGCCAGCTCCGCCCAGGCTGACCTGGACAACCTGAAGCGCAAGATCGACGCGGGCGCCACCCGCGCCATCACGCAGTATTTCTTCGATACCGATGTCTATCTGCGCTTCCTGGACCGGGCGCTTGCCGCCGGCATCACCGTGCCGATCGTGCCGGGCATCCTGCCGGTCTCGAATTTCAACCAGGTGAAGAAATTCTCCGCCATGTGCGGCGCCAGCGTGCCGGACTGGATGGGCAAGCTCTTCGAGGGGCTGGAAGAGGACGCGGAAACCCGCCGCATGGTGGCCGCCGCCATGGCGGCCGAGCAGGTGCGGCTGCTGCAGGCGAATGGCGTGGACGAGTTCCACTTCTACACCCTGAACCGGGCCGACCTCAGCTACGCCATCGCCCATATCCTGGGGGCGCGGCCGAAGCAGGGGTGAAAGCCCGGAGGGGCAGCCACGGCTTGGTCTTGTTCGTGAGACGTTCTATACCTCGCCCTGTGTCTGTCCCGCTCGCGCCTCTCCTCACCCTGCTTCTGCCCCTGCTTGTGCTGCTGGCCGCGAATCCCGCGGCAGCCGCCTGCACAGATTCCGCGGGGCCGAAGGTGGACTGGCGCCGCTGCCTGATGGACGGTCGGGACCTTCGGGATGCCGACCTCTCAGGCGCCGTGCTGCGGGATGCCAGTTTCGGCCGCGCCCGGATGCAGGGGGCCAAGCTGGCAGGGGCCGAAGGGCCGGATGCCCGCTTCACCTCGGCCGAGATGACGGGTGCCGACCTCTCGGGCGCCGTGCTGCGCGGCGCCGATTTTACCCGGGCCGCGCTGCGGGACGCCACACTCCGGGGTGCGGATCTGCGGCAGGCCCGGTTCTTCCGGGCCGACCTGCGCGGGGCCGATTTCCAGGGTGCCGAACTGGCCGGCGCCGACCTCTCGGGCGCCTTGCTGGACGGCGCGCTCTGGGTGGATGGCCAGAGGCGCTGCGCCGCCGATTCCGTGGGGGCCTGCCAATGAGCGACTACCTGACCCGCCTGAACCCCGAGCAGCGCGCGGCGGTCGAGACCATCGACGGCCCGCTGCTGGTGCTGGCCGGCGCGGGCACCGGCAAGACGCGGGTGCTGACCACCCGCTTCGCCCATATCCTGATGACGCGGCGCGCCTGGCCCAGCCAGGTGCTGGCCGTAACCTTCACCAACAAGGCGGCGAAGGAGATGCGGGAGCGTGTCTCCGCCATCCTGGGCCGGCCGGCCGAGGGGCTCTGGCTCGGCACCTTCCACGCGCTTTGCGCCCGCATGCTGCGCCGGAATGCCGAGCTGGTGGGGCTGACCAGCAACTTCACCATCCTCGACACCGACGACCAGATGCGGCTGCTGAAGCAGATCATGGCCGCCGAGAATATCGACGCCAAGCGCTGGACCCCGCAGGCGCTGATGGGCGCCATCCAGCGCTGGAAGGACAAGGGCCTGACGCCCGACCGCATCGGCCCCGCGGATGACGTGGACTTCGCCAATGGCCGGGCGCAGGGCCTCTATGCCCAGTATCAGCAGCGGCTAAGGGCGGTGAATGCCTGCGACTTCGGCGACCTGCTGCTGCATGTCACGGAGATCCTGCGGACCCACCCGGATGTGCTGGCCAGCTACCACCGGATGTTCCGCTACATCCTGGTGGACGAGTATCAGGACACCAATACCGTCCAGTATCTCTGGCTGCGGCTGCTGGCGCTGCGGGAGAACCCGGCGGACCGCAACATCTGCTGCGTCGGCGACGACGACCAGTCGATCTATTCCTGGCGCGGCGCCGAGATCGAGAACATCCTGCGCTTCGAAAAGGATTTCCCCGGCGCCAAAATCGTTCGGCTGGAATCCAACTACCGCTCCACCCGCCCCATCCTGGGTGCCGCCGCCGGGCTGAT
This genomic window from Roseomonas marmotae contains:
- a CDS encoding MlaC/ttg2D family ABC transporter substrate-binding protein, encoding MNRRSLLASMLATPFALSAFGQLAIRPAHAEMDINRAAQFIQTAGRDLVAAINSPQPVAVRRQQVAAVLRRDVDVQGVGRFILGRWWRTASPAEQQQYMTLFEETLIRNLSARFGEYEGVRFTLGRSQQRTEDDVLVNTIIERPGSAPFSLDWRVGEIGGQPRVVDVIAEGTSLRLTQRSEYSAVISRNGGQVSALLTAMRQQIAALAARESR
- a CDS encoding ABC transporter permease is translated as MPGRLGRILLTLLFAAFLAFLYGPTLTITILSFQGPDGGLTFPMNGVSLHWFGRLFATQAVGDIGASLKRSLGLAAMVTISTVLISLAAGMAFRHRFPGGGALFYLTLASLIVPSILVSLGVGLLFTLMEWEPSWYSSAFGAQLTWTLPFGLLIVLAVFNRFDRSWEEAARDLGATPWQGFLYVVLPIIAPGVVGIALFGFTLSFDEFARTLLTAGSGNTLPLEILGMTTTVTNPVLYALGTASTALSFAVIGGAMLGVRSLRLRRNR
- a CDS encoding ABC transporter permease; this encodes MRRSALFSWLQAAPLALVLAIFLVLPMAMIVVVSFYDYSAFALIPDFVLTNYEEAFGSAVTWRTYGKTLWYAGTVWTITFAIGFWLAYYLAFVVQGEMTRMVLFMLCTVPFWTSNLIRMIAWVPFLGRNGLMNQALISMGAIDQPLEFLLFSDFAVVLAFVHLYTLFMVVPIFNTMMRIDRRLLEAARDAGAGFWQTLWVVILPLCKPGIGIGSIFVIVLVMGDFATVRLMSGGQSASVGLMISNQIGLMQYPAAAANAVGLLVMVLLLMAAILRAIDIRKEL
- a CDS encoding pentapeptide repeat-containing protein, producing the protein MDGRDLRDADLSGAVLRDASFGRARMQGAKLAGAEGPDARFTSAEMTGADLSGAVLRGADFTRAALRDATLRGADLRQARFFRADLRGADFQGAELAGADLSGALLDGALWVDGQRRCAADSVGACQ
- a CDS encoding ABC transporter substrate-binding protein, which encodes MSKTTLTRRGVLALGGAALGSGAVTGFPTIWAQNIKDVTLRQIGTGVSGLNPIAEQVKKDLGFTLQLTVTDTDAVAQRAATQARSFDIADIEYFSIKKVYPTGAMQPIDTTRIKLMDKIVPVFTTGRLTADSEMGQGTSPFSVGFVESRDAKGFAGRRTELMTLMPTVYNADTLGIRPDLVGRPITHWKDLIDPAFKGKASILNIPGIGIMDAAMVAESAGIIQYGDKGNMTRAEIDKTIAFLIEQKRAGQFRAFWKSFDESVNLMASGEVIIQSMWSPAVAAVRSRGVPCVYQPLAEGYRAWGSGLGLMRHLTGLQLDAAYEYMNWYLSGWCGAFLNRQGYYSAVLETAKANMSENEWGYWMEGRPATGDILSPDGKVMERAGAVRDGGGFEERMGKVVCWNSVMTEDRYLVTKWNEFIAA
- a CDS encoding ABC transporter ATP-binding protein codes for the protein MRADVELISVTKRYARGAVAVDAISLAIPSGSYCCLLGPSGCGKTTTLRMIAGHEAVTEGDVLLGGRNVTDLPPAARGTAMMFQSYALFPHLTALENVAFGLRMRGMGKAERLRQAQEFLDLVQLSSMAARLPSQLSGGQQQRVALARALITHPRVLLLDEPLSALDPFLRTQMREELKRLQRELGITFIHVTHGQDEAMALSDIAVVMEGGRIAQAAPPREVFEKPASAFVARFIGGHNVLNLPEGHFAIRTDRCRLGGGRLAGHVAAIEYQGAAVRVVLAAQDGQTAEAMLPDAVFHAAPVSPGVAATLGWDAADAHPLPQAN
- a CDS encoding VacJ family lipoprotein translates to MPPLRRPSLLLLGLLALSACATRPPASDPEALAEYEQTNDPLEPLNRGLYAVNTGIDTVVLRPAAKVYRAVLPQPVRTGVRNVLANLRSPVIAANDLLQGEPDRLLVTVGRFMINTTFGIGGIFDVAASAGMPGHREDFGQTLAAWGVGEGPFLFVPLLGPSNPRDLVGFGADVAADPIRWAGVDSDTLDSVRWTRLGLTVLDTREGLLETIDNVNSTSLDPYATLRSAYRQNRNQQIRNAGELPATAGPLAQPQQGSFAPQAEPDTGTTLPQPR
- the metF gene encoding methylenetetrahydrofolate reductase, with amino-acid sequence MNDLADAPSGQDTTQSAGNRASTDTLRRWLTGPRIAGLPQSVNQPPPALSFEFFPPRTEALEQQLWACVRRLEPLAPRFVSVTYGAGGTTQERTHATVARLARETSLTPAAHLTCVGASAGEVDDVARRYWDAGVRHIVALRGDAPSGEEGYVPHPQGYAYAADLVAGLKRIGDFEISVAAYPETHPTASSAQADLDNLKRKIDAGATRAITQYFFDTDVYLRFLDRALAAGITVPIVPGILPVSNFNQVKKFSAMCGASVPDWMGKLFEGLEEDAETRRMVAAAMAAEQVRLLQANGVDEFHFYTLNRADLSYAIAHILGARPKQG